In Thalassococcus sp. S3, the sequence CACCAGCCTCGTGCAATGCCTTTGCAATCCCCCACGCGATCGACCGGTCGTTGGCGACGCCCATGACCAGGCCGCGTTTTCCTTTCAAGATGTCAGACATAGCAAAGGCTTACCCGTGATATTTCGAAAGGATCATCGACCCGTTTGTGCCACCAAACCCGAAGGAGTTGGTCATCACGCTGTCCAGCCCCGCATGTTCCACCAGATCCAGGGCAATTTCACCCGGTTTCAGACCGGGGTCCAGCGTTTCGACATTGATCGAGCGTGTGATGAAGTCGTTGTCGAGCATCAGGAGGCTGAAGATTGCCTCCAGCGCGCCCGCAGCACCTTGCGCATGGCCGGTCATCGACTTGGTAGATGAGACCGGCGGTTGGTCGACGCCCTCAAATATGCGGCGCACCGCTTCCACTTCGCCGACATCGCCGACAGGTGTCGAGGTGCCGTGCGCGTTGATATAGCTGACCTTGCGGTCTTCGGGCAGTGTTGCGAGGGCCAGTCGCATCGCACGCTCGCCCCCTTCACCGGACGGTGCGACCATGTCATGTCCGTCGCTGGTGGCGGCATATCCCGTCACTTCGGCGTAGATCTTTGCGCCACGCGCCTTGGCGTGTTCCAGCTCTTCCAGTACCACGATCCCGCCGCCGCCCGAAATGACGAAGCCGTCGCGATTTTCATCGAAGGCGCGCGAGGCCCGCTCCGGCGTGTCATTGTATTTGGACGACATGGCCCCCATCGCGTCAAAGAGGCAGGACAATGTCCAGTCCAACTCTTCCCCGCCGCCGGCGAACATCACATCCTGCTTGCCCAGCATGATCTGCTCGGCGGCGTTGCCGATGCAATGCAGGGACGTGGAACAGGCCGAGGTGATCGAATAGTTGATGCCCTTGATCTTGAACGCGGTCGACAGGTTCGCGCTGATGGTGGAAGACATGCATTTCGGTACGGCAAAGGGCCCGATCCGCTTGGGTGCGCCGTTTTTCAGAACGGTTTGGTGTGCCACCAGCATCGACGATGTGCTGGGCCCGCCCGAGCCTGCAACCAGGCCCGTCCGGGGGTTCACCACGTCACTGTCTTCAAGCCCCGCATCCGCGATGGCCTGGCTCATCGCGATATGCGCGTAAGCGGCACCCGGTCCCATGAACCGCAATGTGCGCTTGTCGATATGTTCGGCGGGGTCGATCTTGAGCGTGCCGGCGACCTGACTGCGAAAGCCATGTTCTGACATTTCAGGGCTCGCTTCGATGCCCGAACGCCCTGCTTTCAGCGAGGCGGTCACCTCTTCGGTGTTGTTCCCGATGGACGAGACGATGCCCAGCCCTGTAACGACGACGCGGCGCATCTGCGGCCTCCTTATGGCTTAGGCTTCGGAACTGGTGGACAGTCCGACTTTCATACCCTTGACCACATAAATCTCTTCCCCATCGGCCTCAACCCGTCCGTCGGCCACGCCCATTTTCAGACGCCGGTCGATCACTCGGGTGAAATCCACGAAGTAGCGGATCATCTTGCGGCTTGGCGTGACCATGCCGCTCAGCTTCACCTCGCCCACGCCCAGGGCCATCCCCAGCCCCTGCCAGCCGCGCCAGCCCAGGTTGAAACCGGTGAGTTGCCACAGGCCATCAAGCCCCAGACAGCCCGGCATGATCGGGTTGCCCGGAAAGTGACATTTGAAGAACCAAAGATCAGGCACGATATCGAACTCGGCAACGACATGACCCTTGCCATGTGCCCCGCCATCCGCGCTGATTTCGGTGATCCGGTCCATCATCAGCATCGGGGGTTCGGGGAGTTGTGCATTTCCGGGCCCGAAAAGCTCCCCCCGCGCGCACTTGAGCAGATCTTCTTTGTCAAAATAACTCGGGTAGTCGGCCATTCTGGCGTGTCTCCTGCTCGGCGCCTGTCATCACAATTGGCTTCCTCTAGCACCCGCATTGCGCGTCCTGCAAGGGCGCGCAGGTCAAACTTCGGTCGGGTTTGCCGCACCTTGTCGGGCCAGTTGCATCTGATTTTCATTTGAAATTCGCCCCCCCTCCGCCCTATATATCTAGATATATCTAGAGAAAAGCTGCAGTGAGGGGCCGTCTATGACGCCGCAAGCCACGAAATTCGCGACCGATTGGCTTTCCGGAGCCGGTTTACGGCCGACACGCCAGCGCATGGCGTTGGCGGAATTGCTCGTGGGTGATGGGCAACATCGACACGTGACCGCCGAAAGCCTGTTCGACGCGGCAAAGTCGAAAGGTGCCGCCGTGTCGCTTGCCACGGTCTACAACACCCTGCGTGCGTTTTGCGACGCGGGCCTTCTTCAGGAAGTG encodes:
- the fabB gene encoding beta-ketoacyl-ACP synthase I yields the protein MRRVVVTGLGIVSSIGNNTEEVTASLKAGRSGIEASPEMSEHGFRSQVAGTLKIDPAEHIDKRTLRFMGPGAAYAHIAMSQAIADAGLEDSDVVNPRTGLVAGSGGPSTSSMLVAHQTVLKNGAPKRIGPFAVPKCMSSTISANLSTAFKIKGINYSITSACSTSLHCIGNAAEQIMLGKQDVMFAGGGEELDWTLSCLFDAMGAMSSKYNDTPERASRAFDENRDGFVISGGGGIVVLEELEHAKARGAKIYAEVTGYAATSDGHDMVAPSGEGGERAMRLALATLPEDRKVSYINAHGTSTPVGDVGEVEAVRRIFEGVDQPPVSSTKSMTGHAQGAAGALEAIFSLLMLDNDFITRSINVETLDPGLKPGEIALDLVEHAGLDSVMTNSFGFGGTNGSMILSKYHG
- the fabA gene encoding bifunctional 3-hydroxydecanoyl-ACP dehydratase/trans-2-decenoyl-ACP isomerase, whose translation is MADYPSYFDKEDLLKCARGELFGPGNAQLPEPPMLMMDRITEISADGGAHGKGHVVAEFDIVPDLWFFKCHFPGNPIMPGCLGLDGLWQLTGFNLGWRGWQGLGMALGVGEVKLSGMVTPSRKMIRYFVDFTRVIDRRLKMGVADGRVEADGEEIYVVKGMKVGLSTSSEA
- the irrA gene encoding iron response transcriptional regulator IrrA — encoded protein: MTPQATKFATDWLSGAGLRPTRQRMALAELLVGDGQHRHVTAESLFDAAKSKGAAVSLATVYNTLRAFCDAGLLQEVTVDGSKSYFDTNTHDHPHFFWEDEARLTDAPSEELVITQLPKAPEGAEIASVDVVIRLRKTT